The Bradyrhizobium oligotrophicum S58 genome contains the following window.
CGCTCCGGCGTGCTGGCGGGCAACAGATGCAGTGCCTCCAGCGCGACCTCGCGCCGGCCCGCTGCGCCCTCGATCTCCACCACCGCATCGAACGCCGCCAGCGGCACGCAGAAGTCGGAGGGGTTGGTGGCGATGCAGGCCTCGCTCCAGCCGAGCACGGCGTGCTGGTGGTTGTCGCCGCCACGGGCGTTGCAGCCGGCGCCGGGCTTGCGCTTGTTGCAGGCGGAGGCCGGATCGTAGAAATAGGCGCACCGCGTCCGCTGTAGCAGATTGCCGCCGACGGTGGCGGCATTGCGCAGCTGCGCCGAAGCGCCGGACAGCAGCGCTTCCGCTACCGCCGGGAAATCGCGCGCGAAGCTTGTGTCATGGGCGAGATCGGCGTTGCGCACCAAAGCGCCAATTCTGACGTCGCCATTGCCTGAAGTCTCGATGCGCGTCAGTTCGGCGAGCTGCGAGATGTCGACCAGCCGCGATGGCCTGACGACGTTGCCCTTCATCAGGTCGAGCAGATTGGTGCCGGAGGCCAGATAGGCGGCGCCGGGCGCGCTGGCGGCGGCGATCGCGTCCGCGACCGTCGACGGCTTCACGTAGTCGAACTGGTTCATGCCGCGCGCTCCGTCTTGTCGGTAAGCGTCGCCTGCGCGTCGAGCACCGCCTCGACGATCCCCACATAGGCGCTGCAGCGGCACAGATTGCCGCTCATGCCTTCGCGCACGCGCTCGGGATCAGCGCCGGCCTGGCCTTCATTGATCAGGCCGACCGCGCTCATGATCTGGCCCGGCGTGCAGAAGCCGCATTGCAGGGCGTCGTGGGCGATGAACGCCTCCTGCACCGGGTGCAGCTGGTCGCCCTGGGCAAGTCCTTCGATGGTGGTGACCGCAGCGCCGTCCAGGCTTACGGCAAGCGTCAGGCAGGAGTTGATGCGGCGGCCGTCGACGAGCACGGTGCAGGCGCCGCACTGGCCGCGATCGCAGCCTTTCTTGGTGCCGGTGAGGTGGAGGCGCTCGCGCAGCAGGTCGAGCAGGGTGACCCTGGGGTCGTCGAGCGCAAGCGTTCGCGGCTCACCGTTGATGGTGAGTCTGACAGTCCAATTCATGCGTTGTTCCGATCGAAGCGATGGCCTAATCGGATCGCAGCGGGCACCGCCTTACGGGCGATGGTCCGTCCAGATCCAGCGACCGCGGGATGCGACAGGAAAAGTTGGCAGTCCCGGGGTGGCAGGTCTATTTATACGGAGGACTCCTCCGTTTAGCAAGAGGACGTGGCGAGCCCGTCATCAAGAGCTGGTGAGATGGAGACGAAACCACAAGAGCGGCTGCGCAAGCCGCGCGCCGATGCGCAGCGAAACCGCGAGCGCGTGCTGGAGGCGGCCAAGGCGGTGTTCAGCGTCGGCGGCGCCGAAGCGAGCCTGGAAGCGGTCGCCCGACAGGCGGGCGTCGGCATCGGCACGCTCTATCGCCATTTCCCGACCCGCGAGGATCTGTTCGAGGCGGTGTATCGCCGCGAGGTCGAGCAGCTCGCCGAGCTGGCCGAGGAGCTGAAGAGCGAGCCGTCCCCGGTCGAGGCGCTCCGGCGCTGGCTGCGCTCGACGGTGCAGTTCGTCGCGACCAAGAAGGGCATGATGGCCGCGCTCGCGATCGTCATGACCGCGAACTCCGAGCTTGCGGCGTATTCGCACGGCCATCTCACCCGCTCCATCGGCGCGCTGCTCGCCCGCGCCGTCGAGGCCGGCGAGATCCGCAACGACATCAGCGCCGACGACGTCCTGCGCGCGCTGATCGGCATGTGCTACATGCACGACCAGACCGGCTGGCAGCAGAGCGTGCTGCGGCTGCTGGATGTGTTCGTCGATGGGTTGAGGGTGGGGAAGGGGCGGGAGTGAGATTGTTTCGCGCGGCGTGAGCTGCGTAGTGGCTTGTCTGAGCTACCCGCTTTCGACGGCGCTCTCGTCTGGGTGCTGCGTCAATCCGGCTGCTCCCTCCATCGTCATTCCGGGGCGCGCGAAGCGCGAGCCCGGAATCCATAAGCACGATACTCGCTGGGGTTCGCGGTGCCTGCACACGGCGCTCTCGCTCCGAAATTGCGGCCTGTGAGTATGGATTCCGGGCTCATTCGCTGCGCGAATGCCCCGGAATGACGAAGGTGGGCGTACGGTAATGCTTAGGCTACCGGCGTCCCGCACGCAGCGCAGAGCTTCGCGCGCGGTGTTCTCAACGGCTTCCCACACGATGTGCAGGACGGACCGAAGTCGCTTCGTCGATGGTGCCAGATCGCAAGGGCGTTCGTCTCGTCAAAGCCGGTCAGTTCACGGTAGCGCTGCAGCGCGCCTGTTTTGCTATCGACCGCGGCGGTGGGCTTGCCCGAGTGTGCATTCGTTCGCCCGCCGATACCCTTCGATGTCGTCCATTCGTTTCCTAAGAAGAGGCTCGATCTCGGCCCACTCCTGCTCGTCGAGCATTGGCACTTCGATGCCACAACGCCAGCAATAGACTGTGATGGCCATCTCACCCCCTGAGCCACTCCATCATGGCCTGCGCCGTTTCCTCCGGCTGCTCGGGCTGCGGCAGGTGGCCGCAATTCTCCAGCACGACCAGCCAGCTGCCGTCGATGCCGTCGGCCATCTCCTTGGACAGGGTGTTCGGAATGGTGTTGTCCGTGTCGCCGGTCAGCACCAGGGTCGGGCAGCGGATCGCGGTCAGCGTCGGCCGCGAGTCCGGGCGCGACATGATCGCCGTCAGCTGCCGGATGAAGCCGATGACGCCGACCTCCTCGGCCATGTCGTGGACCAGCTGGAGCAGCCGCGGATCATCCTGGCGCGACGGATGGACGAAGCCCGAGAACAGCTCGTCGACCACGCCGTGATAGTCGCCGTCCTTCGCGCGCGTGATCATGGTGCGGCGCCGCGCGCTCGCCTCTGGCGTATCGGCCCGCGCCTGGGTGTTGATCAGCGCCAGCCGCGCCACCCGCTCCGGCGCCTGTCGCATGATCTCGAAGGCGATGTAGCCGCCCATCGAATGTCCCGCGAGCGCGAAGCGCGGCGGCGCCTCGGAGAGGATCCGGCGTGCGATCGCTGCCATGCTGTCGTCGCGGACATGGTTGGCGACCATCACGGGTCCGAGCCGCCACAGTGCGGGGATCACGGGCGCATAGATGCGGGGCGACGAGATCAGTCCGGGCACCAGCACGAGCGGCAGCGCATCAGTCATGGCTTTCCCCCTGGAACGGCTTTCCGCTGTAGGATCGGTGTTCTCCGCCCGCCCACCATTTACCTGCGAGACGCCGCCGATGTCCAACGAAGTCCTCGCGTTCGAGTTGTGCCGGCAGAGCGAGGGCCTCGTCTATCGCTTTGCCCGCATGACCCGTCCGGACGGCAGCGTCGGCTTCAAGCGCGCCGACGGGGATTATTGGATCGTGTGGAAGCCGGATTGGGCCGGGTGACCTGGGACGAGCTCTCGCAATCCTGCATGGGCCGGCCTTGGAGCGTGCCTTGGAACGTGCTGCCCGGGGATCAAGGCGCGGCGCCGCCGCAGGGCGAATGGGTGAGCCGAAAGGGCATGAAGTCCTACGGCTACAGCCTGGTCCATCTCCGCTGAGGACGCGGCCTGTCGGCCTGCGCTCCCACGTCGTGCGCTCCGGCAGATGCTCTCAATGATTGAGCATGATCGTCGATCCCGCGCAATTGCCGATGGCTGTAGCGGCACTCGCGGCTTTGTCGTGGCATCGAGGATGTTCGCGTGAGAGAGTGCGCATCCGACTACTCCCGATGCGCACGCACTCCCGGCGCGAGCAGCGCGATGTTACCAGCCGATCACGGTCAATCATGGCGGTGGGGACCTGGCGTCACGACAATATCACGTCCGTGGCACGCGTCGCCGGAGACGGCAGATGCAGCTCGGAGTTTATTAGTTGTGGCCATCGGATGGCCGTCGCCAGAATTCGACCACGTGTCTCTCTGCAACTAATAGATAGCGCGTGATGGGCCGAGCTACTTCAAGCTTTGCGGCGTAGGTGATCCCGCTGTGCATGATCTTACCGCCACATGCAGTTCGCTCGATGGTGCAGGCCGCGATCCCGCTCTTGCAATGGTGTGCATGCGGCACGTCCGGCGCAGGTGCCGCCTCGCAGCAAGCGAAGGGATGAGAGGTGTCGCTGCACCACGACGAGGTGCCTCTCTGACGCGCTCGGGGGCAGACGTCGACGGGGGACCGATGCATCGCCGATCCCGTCCGTCGTCATGCGCGCAGAAGAGTTACAGTGCCAGTGATGGCTTCTTCGGATGTGATCGCCGTCCCATGCTCGTGCGCATGAGTTCGGGCGCGCCACATCGGCTCGATGCTGCGCGGCTTCATGCGAGCCGGCGCCTGTCGATGGGGTCACACCAGAAGCGGCTGGACCGTAGCTGCCAGCTTCTGCAGCAGCGGCAGGAAGCGCTCCTTCATCTCGTCGACCCCGATGCGATCGACATGGCCGCCGATATTGGCGGCGGCGACGATGCCGCCATCGTAGCGGCGGATCGGCACGGAGATCGAGCGGAAGCCGTGCTCGGCTTCGCCGTCGACCAGCGAATATCCGTCACTGCGCGCCGCGATGATCGTTTCGAGCAGTGCCTGCTTGTCCGTCACCGTAGTCGACGTCATCGCGGTCACGGACATGCGCGCGATGGCCTCGCCCAGCTGATCGTCAGGCATCCGGCTCAGCAGTGCCCGCCCGACGGAGGTGCAGAACGCCGGCAGCCGGTAGCCGATCTCGAGCCCGGTGGAGAACATCCGCGTCGGCGTGGCCCGCGCGATGAAGACGACCTCGTCGCCGTCCAGGACCGCCAGTGAGCAGACCTCGCGGGCCTCGGTGGCCGTCGCGTCCATCAGGGGCTGCATCACGCTGTTGATCTGGTTCGAGGCCAGGTAGCTGGAAGCGAGCAGCAGGACGCGCGGCGTCAGCGAGAACAGCCGGTCGTCGCCGTGGACCAGGCCGGACGCTTTCAGCGTCAGCAGGATGCGGCGCACGGTGGCGCGGGCAAGGCCGGTGAGTTCGGCGGCCTTGCTCAGCGTCATTGGCCGACCCTCGCGGCTGAAGGCTTGTATCACCCTCAAGCCGCGATCGAGCGCTTCGACGAACTCAGGACCGTCGCCCCGAGCCTGCTTCTTCTCCTCATCAGTCCGCTTTAGTTTCGGCATCGGCCTGACACGTTCCATTGTTGTTGTTTTCGGCCGCAGTGAAGCTGCTGTCCGTTTGCCCCTGGGCTTCGGTTGTAGCTTTTTCACTTGCGCTTCTCCCCACTTAAAGCGAATCTAATCTTGTCGAACATGTGTTCGGCTAGCGAACATTATTGGATGATCACGTGACGCTCAACGCCCGACTTGCGACGGAACAGGAGAGACGGCCATCATGATGAGCCAGGAGCAGAATGACCTGATCACGCGCATCGGACCCACCGCACCTGCCGGTAAACTAATGAGGATGTACTGGCAGCCGGCGGCGCTGGCCGATGAGCTCGTGGGCGAACGGCCGGTTCGCGCGGTCAAGCTGCTTGGCCAGCACTTCGTTCTCTTCAAGGATGAGCAGGGGCGCTACGGACTACTTGACCGCGACTGTCCGCATCGCGGCGCCGATCTCGCCTTCGGGCGCCTCGAACAGGGAGGTCTGCGCTGCTCGTTTCATGGGTGGCTGTTCGATGTCGAGGGACAGTGCCTCGAGACACCGGCCGAGCCGCCGGGCTCTCCGCTCTGCAAGAACATCCGGCAGCGCTCTTATCCCGTGGTCGAGAAGGGTGGCATCCTCTGGGCCTGGCTCGGCGACGGCGCAGCGCCGGCGTTCCCGGATCTCGACTGCTTCACCGCGCCCGACACCTACACCTTCGCCTTCAAGGGCCTGATCGAGTGCAACTGGCTGCAGGCGCTGGAGGTCGGCATCGATCCCGCGCATGCCTCGTTCCTGCATCGCTTCTTCGAGGACGAGGACACGTCGACGGCCTATGGCAAGCAGTTCCGCGGCGCTTCCGCCGACAGCGAGCTTCCGATGACCAAGGTGCTGCGCGAATATGATCGCCCGATCATCAATGTCGAGCGCACCGAATACGGCCTGCGCATCATCGCGCTACGCGAGATCGATGCCGAGCGCACCCATGTGCGCGTCACCAATCAGCTATTCCCGCACGCCTTCGTGATCCCGATGAGCACGGAGATGACGATCACGCAGTGGCACGTGCCCGTCGATGACGAGACCTGCTACTGGTACGCGATCTTCACCAGCTACGGCGCGCCCGTCGACCGGGCCAAGATGCGGGAGCAGCGGCTCGAGCTCTATGAACTGCCCGAATATCGCTCGCGCAAGAACAAGAGCAACGATTACGGCTTCGATCCGCGGGAGCAGGCGACGGCGACCTACACCGGCATGGGCAACGACATCAACGTGCACGACCAGTGGGCGGTGGAATCGATGGGCCGGATCCAGGACCGCACCCGCGAACATCTCGGGCAATCGGACAAGGCCATCATCCAATATCGCCGGCTGCTGCGCGAGCAGATCGAGAAGGTCGCAGGCGGCGAGCCGCCGATGCTGTTCCTCGATCCGGCCGAGGCGCGCAGCGTGCAGGGCCCGGCGACGATGGACGGCATCGGCCCGACGCGCGGCTGGGAGACCTATTGGATGGAAGTCGACGTCCGCCGCCGTCGCAACGCCCCCTGGGCAGCACCGGTGCCAGCAGATATCGTGCGCCTGGCGCCGCATCTGAGCGCTGCGGAGTGAAGGTGGGCGTGAGCGCGCATTTGTCCTTTGGTGTAGTTGGCGAGCTCTTGCCCCGAGCGCCGTGTGCCCCCTCTCCCCCTTCTTCACGGGGAGAGGGTCGGGGTGAGGGGCAGCCGCGCGGGAAGTGCGAACGGTCAGACCTGTACCCTCTCACCCGGGTCGCATCTTCGATGCAATCCGACCTCTCAGTGCGAGCGAAGCTCGTGCCCCCGCGAGCGGGGAGAGGCGAGGACCGAGCCCGCCGCACGGCCGCGGACTCGATCGCGCGATCAGCCATCCTACCCGGGAGCAATCGTTGAGTTTCGTCGACAAGCATCAGCTGTGGACCGCCGAACAGGCCGAGGCCGCAGTCCGCATGCGCCGCCTTGCCGAGGAGCACGGCCTCACCACCATCCGCTTTTCGTTTCCGGACCAGCACGGCATCCTGCGCGGCAAGACGCTGACCGTCGACGCCGCCTTGTCGTCGCTGGAGGACGGCTGCTCGATCACGACGACCTTGCTCGCCAAGGATACCTCGCACCGCACCGTGTTTCCGGTGTTCACCGCGGGTGGCGGCTTCGGCATGGCCGAGATGCAGGGCGGCAGCGATGCGCTGATGGTCGCCGATCCCACCACGTTTCGCGTGCTGCCATGGGCGCCAGGCACCGGCTGGGTGCTGTGCGATCTGTATTTCGCCAACGGCGTGCCGGTCCCATTCGCCACGCGCAATCTCTACCGCTCGGCATTGGCGACGCTCGATCAGCGCGGCTATCAGTTCATGGCCGGCCTCGAAGTCGAATGCCACATCTTCAAGGTCGAGGATCCCAGGCTCGCGCCTGGTGACGCCGGCATGCCCGGGCAGCCCGGCGTGCCGCCCACGGTCAGCCTGCTGACCCAGGGCTATCAGTATCTCACCGAGCAGCGCTTCGATCAGATGGAGCCGGCGCTCGAGATCATCAGGGCGAACCTCGTCGCGCTGGGTCTGCCGCTGCGCTCGATCGAGCTCGAATATGGGCCGAGCCAGTGCGAGTTCGTGCTGCAGCCGGCGCTCGGGCTGGCGCCCGCCGATACGATGGTGCTGTTTCGCAGCGCCGTGAAGCAGATCGCGCAGCGGCACGGTTATCATGCCACCTTCATGTGCCGCCCACGCATCCCGAACGCGATGTCGTCCGGCTGGCATCTGCATCAGTCGCTGGTCGCGCGCGACGGCAGTAACGCCTTCATGACGGACGACGCCGAAGGTCTGTCAGCGCTCGGCCGCCACTACATGGCGGGCCTGCTCGCGCATGCGCGCGCCGCCGCGGTGTTCTCGACCCCGACCATCAACGGCTACCGGCGCTACCGCGCCTACTCGCTGGCGCCGGACCGCGCGATCTGGGGCCGCGACAACCGCGGCGTCATGATCCGCGTGCTCGGCGGTCCCGGCGATCGCGCCACGCGTTTGGAGAACCGCATCGGCGAGCCCGCCGCCAATCCCTATCTCTACATGGCCTCGCAGATCGCAGCCGGCCTCGACGGCGTCGACCGCAAGCTCGATCCCGGCCCGTCGGCCGACGTGCCCTATGAGACCAAGGCGAGTCTGCTGCCGAAATCGCTCAGCGAGGCGGTCGATGCGCTGAAGCAGGACGCGTTCTTCCGCGAAGCCTTCGGCGCCACCTTCATCGACTACTACACCTTCCTCAAGACAGCCGAGATCGAACGCTTCCAGGCGGAAGTCTCCGACTGGGAGCAGCGCGAATATTTCGAGATGTTTTGAGTTGGATGCTATCGCAGAATCGTAGCCCGGATGAGCGGAAGCCGAAGCCCGAAGGGCGGAGGCGTCAGCGACATCCGGGTTCTCACGAGGTGCCGCCGGTGAACCCGGATGTCGCTAACGCCTCCGCCGAAGAGGCGTCGGCTGGCGCTCATCCGGGCTACAACAAGCGCCGCGCCTCACACGCTCCGCGTCAGCCCGCCGTCCACGCGGATGTTCTGGCCGGTGATGTAGGCTGCGCCGTCGGAGGCGAGGAAGGCGATGGTGGCGGCGATCTCCTCGGACTTGCCGTAGCGGCCCATCGGCACCGTGCTGCGGCGCTCCTCGGTCGCCGGCAGGCTGTCGATCCAGCCCGGCAGCACGTTGTTCATGCGGATGTTGTCGGCC
Protein-coding sequences here:
- a CDS encoding FAD binding domain-containing protein — its product is MNQFDYVKPSTVADAIAAASAPGAAYLASGTNLLDLMKGNVVRPSRLVDISQLAELTRIETSGNGDVRIGALVRNADLAHDTSFARDFPAVAEALLSGASAQLRNAATVGGNLLQRTRCAYFYDPASACNKRKPGAGCNARGGDNHQHAVLGWSEACIATNPSDFCVPLAAFDAVVEIEGAAGRREVALEALHLLPASTPERETVLAPGEMIVAIRLPAAARAFARHARYLKVRERNSYAFAVVSAAAGLVIDNGTISSARLALGGVAAKPWRAVDAEALLAGQKAQTSAFQQAADVALNTAKPSGDNAYKIPLARGLIVRALAAAAEGTPSRMPALPASPFSSVPGALHDA
- a CDS encoding (2Fe-2S)-binding protein → MNWTVRLTINGEPRTLALDDPRVTLLDLLRERLHLTGTKKGCDRGQCGACTVLVDGRRINSCLTLAVSLDGAAVTTIEGLAQGDQLHPVQEAFIAHDALQCGFCTPGQIMSAVGLINEGQAGADPERVREGMSGNLCRCSAYVGIVEAVLDAQATLTDKTERAA
- a CDS encoding TetR/AcrR family transcriptional regulator, which codes for METKPQERLRKPRADAQRNRERVLEAAKAVFSVGGAEASLEAVARQAGVGIGTLYRHFPTREDLFEAVYRREVEQLAELAEELKSEPSPVEALRRWLRSTVQFVATKKGMMAALAIVMTANSELAAYSHGHLTRSIGALLARAVEAGEIRNDISADDVLRALIGMCYMHDQTGWQQSVLRLLDVFVDGLRVGKGRE
- a CDS encoding alpha/beta fold hydrolase encodes the protein MTDALPLVLVPGLISSPRIYAPVIPALWRLGPVMVANHVRDDSMAAIARRILSEAPPRFALAGHSMGGYIAFEIMRQAPERVARLALINTQARADTPEASARRRTMITRAKDGDYHGVVDELFSGFVHPSRQDDPRLLQLVHDMAEEVGVIGFIRQLTAIMSRPDSRPTLTAIRCPTLVLTGDTDNTIPNTLSKEMADGIDGSWLVVLENCGHLPQPEQPEETAQAMMEWLRG
- a CDS encoding IclR family transcriptional regulator domain-containing protein, whose product is MPKLKRTDEEKKQARGDGPEFVEALDRGLRVIQAFSREGRPMTLSKAAELTGLARATVRRILLTLKASGLVHGDDRLFSLTPRVLLLASSYLASNQINSVMQPLMDATATEAREVCSLAVLDGDEVVFIARATPTRMFSTGLEIGYRLPAFCTSVGRALLSRMPDDQLGEAIARMSVTAMTSTTVTDKQALLETIIAARSDGYSLVDGEAEHGFRSISVPIRRYDGGIVAAANIGGHVDRIGVDEMKERFLPLLQKLAATVQPLLV
- a CDS encoding aromatic ring-hydroxylating dioxygenase subunit alpha, whose translation is MMSQEQNDLITRIGPTAPAGKLMRMYWQPAALADELVGERPVRAVKLLGQHFVLFKDEQGRYGLLDRDCPHRGADLAFGRLEQGGLRCSFHGWLFDVEGQCLETPAEPPGSPLCKNIRQRSYPVVEKGGILWAWLGDGAAPAFPDLDCFTAPDTYTFAFKGLIECNWLQALEVGIDPAHASFLHRFFEDEDTSTAYGKQFRGASADSELPMTKVLREYDRPIINVERTEYGLRIIALREIDAERTHVRVTNQLFPHAFVIPMSTEMTITQWHVPVDDETCYWYAIFTSYGAPVDRAKMREQRLELYELPEYRSRKNKSNDYGFDPREQATATYTGMGNDINVHDQWAVESMGRIQDRTREHLGQSDKAIIQYRRLLREQIEKVAGGEPPMLFLDPAEARSVQGPATMDGIGPTRGWETYWMEVDVRRRRNAPWAAPVPADIVRLAPHLSAAE
- a CDS encoding glutamine synthetase family protein; translation: MSFVDKHQLWTAEQAEAAVRMRRLAEEHGLTTIRFSFPDQHGILRGKTLTVDAALSSLEDGCSITTTLLAKDTSHRTVFPVFTAGGGFGMAEMQGGSDALMVADPTTFRVLPWAPGTGWVLCDLYFANGVPVPFATRNLYRSALATLDQRGYQFMAGLEVECHIFKVEDPRLAPGDAGMPGQPGVPPTVSLLTQGYQYLTEQRFDQMEPALEIIRANLVALGLPLRSIELEYGPSQCEFVLQPALGLAPADTMVLFRSAVKQIAQRHGYHATFMCRPRIPNAMSSGWHLHQSLVARDGSNAFMTDDAEGLSALGRHYMAGLLAHARAAAVFSTPTINGYRRYRAYSLAPDRAIWGRDNRGVMIRVLGGPGDRATRLENRIGEPAANPYLYMASQIAAGLDGVDRKLDPGPSADVPYETKASLLPKSLSEAVDALKQDAFFREAFGATFIDYYTFLKTAEIERFQAEVSDWEQREYFEMF